The Chamaesiphon minutus PCC 6605 DNA window TAACTTCTGTGGATGATACCTTCACCGAAGGTGGCGATCGTTATAACAATGGTTACTACTAACTACAATCGGTAATTCATCATTTTACCCTCATACTTCATCTCCCACCCAGAATTGGTGGGATTTTTTTGTGCCGCTCATCACAGATAATAGGGGATAGGGGATAGGGGATAGGGGGTAGGCTTTAGGCTTTAGGCTTTAGGCTTTAGGCTTTAGGCTTTAGGCTTTAGGCTTTAGGCTTTAGGCTTTAGGGGAAAGTGGATAGTGGATAGTGAGTAGTAAATACTCAACTTTCAACTTTCAACTTTCAACTCTCTAATCATTACCGATTACCCATTACCCAACCACCAATCCACCCAATCCACCCATCCACCCAACCCACTCACCCTTATGTCCCTAACTACCAGCTTTGATGTCATCGTCGTAGGAGCTGGAGCGGCTGGATTATATGCCGCGCTGTGTTTGCCAGCTTCATTGAGAGTGGCGATCGTCAGTAAAGCTAGTTTACCCCTGTCAGCAAGTGATTGGGCGCAGGGGGGGATTGCCGCCGTGGTAGATCCGCAAGATTCGGTAGACTTACATATTGCCGATACATTACGGGCGGGGGCGGGATTGTGCGATCGAGCTGCGGTAGAATTTTTAGTCACTCATGCAGCAGAGTGTATCGATTCACTGGTAAATTTTGGGGTGGGATTCGACAGGGTAAATGAGAAATTAGCTTTGACGCTCGAAGCAGCACATTCGCGTCCGCGCGTGCTCCACGCCGCCGATACCACAGGCAGAGCTTTAGTAAGTACTTTAGCCGATCGAGTGTTAGCGCAACCAAATATTACCGTATTTACTCACGCCTTCGCCTTAGATTTGTGGCTCGAAGCTGGCATCTGTCGGGGAATTAGTCTTCTGTATCAGGGACAAATTACCTGGGCAACAGCTACCGCCGTTGTTTTGGCAACTGGTGGCGGCGGACAAGTTTATGCACAGACTACCAATCCAGAAGTTAGTACTGGCGACGGTGTGGCCATGGTACATCGAGCTGGCGGACTGCTGCGCGATCTCGAATTTTTCCAGTTTCATCCTACCGCGCTCACCAAGGCTGGCGCGCCCCGCTTTCTGATTAGCGAAGCAGTACGCGGTGAAGGTGCTCATTTAGTAGACGATACTGGTTATCGGTTTACTTTTGACTATCACCCAGCAGGCGAACTCGCCCCTAGAGACGTCGTCAGTCAGGCGATTTTCCGTCATTTGCTCAAACATAGCCCAGACCCCAGTCAAGGCTGTGTCTGGCTCGATCTCAGCCCGATTCCAGAGGCAAAAATTCGGCATCGCTTCCCCAATATCATTCAAGTCTGTCAGTACTGGGGGATCGATATTTTACATGAGTCGATCCCAGTGGCTCCAGCCGCACATTATTGGATGGGGGGCATTCATACAGATTTGATGACGCAAACTAGTATCCCTGGAGTCTATGCAGTCGGAGAAACAACTAGTACTGGCGTACATGGAGCCAATCGATTGGCTAGTAATTCGCTCCTCGAATGCGTGGTATTTGGTGCTCAGTTGAGTAAAATACCAATCGAGTCTCGATTCTCTACGGGCGATACCCGATCGACTATTTCTACCTCGTTGGCGAAGCCTATCGGAACGATAATCGATCTTACACCAACAGAGTCTTCATCCCTAAATCTTCAGCTCGATATATTATCTAAAACTCCAAATGATTGGACGGAAAAAGTCCGATCGATCCGCCAAGAATTACCGCGATTGATGTGGCAAGCTGCGGGAATTTGTCGAGATCGTCATAGTCTAGAAACAGCAATCGATCGAGTCAAACTTTTACAAAGCGAATTCGATCTTTTACCGATCGGTAAACTAATTAGTCAACTCAGTCCACAATTAACTCTGACTTTGCCAACATCAATTTCGCAACAAGATCTGTGTACTTGGGGCGAGACTAGAAATTTACTAGATATCGGACTGACAATTTTAACTGGCGCACTCATGCGCACCGAAAGTCGTGGCGGACACTATCGGACTGATTTTCCCTTACTCGATCCCCACTGGCAATTACATACTCTAGTTCGTGGAGATCGGTGGTCTAAATCTTTGCCGATCGAGTGATAAATAGTTGTTAGGATAAGATAGCTATAGCTCTTTTGCCAAACGGAGCGCGATAAAAATTACTTTTTACTAAGAATCAGGTGTAAAATCTCCCCGAACGGGAAGGATCGAACCCGATCGTTCATTATTGCCATCCTCTGTCCTGCACAGAGGTGATTATCAATTATTAATTATCAAACTCCTCCATGAAGACCAATCCAAAGCAATCCCAACCAGAATCGACGTCACCTCAACCTTTGCTGGTGCAATGGTGGCAAAAATGGAGCGAAAATATCACTATCTTAGTTGTAGCGATTGGATTGGCTTTTTTCATTCGGACATTTATTGCAGAGCCGCGCTACATTCCCTCCGAATCCATGTTACCGACTTTGGAAGTCGGCGATCGCGTCATCGTCGAAAAACTCTCTTACTATAGCCATCCACCCCAACGCGGCGACATTATCGTCTTTGCGCCACCGCCACAGTTACAAGCGCAAGGATATCTAAAAGATCGGGCTTTTATCAAACGCGTCATCGGTTTACCAGGCAATACGATCGAAGTTAAAAATGGTCGCGTCTATGTCGATCGTGAATTATTGACCGAATCATACATCGCCGAGCCGCCTAATTATGCCATGTCGCCTGTCGTCGTCCCGTCCGACCAAATATTTGTGATGGGCGACAATCGCAACAATAGCAACGATTCTCACGTTTGGGGTTTTTTGCCTAAGACTAATATTATCGGTCATGCTTGCTTCCGCTTTTGGCCGCTAGAACGTTGGGGTGGCATGAGATAACGCCTCAGCTTGCCACAAAAAAGACCGACAGTTAGTTACCTAACAATCGATCCAAAAGCTAAAAACCCCGATTTTCCCTAGCAATGAAGTATCAATATGAGACTTACAGTACTAAAAAAATATTGTTGAATTTTGGTGACTTAATGATTAATCTAGATTAAGCTTGCCAACCTTCTGTCTCAAATATAACCTGTTAGAGATCGCACAGGCATCAGCCATTTAGATGACCGATCGCCGAATGTTAGACTCTAGATCCAAAGGTAGATTATTGTGTAAAGGGGACTTTCAGCTCTTAGCAATAAATTTTCCCAGTTCTCTGTCTCGATGCGCTCGAGCTTCGGTTTGAGTACGTCGCTATCCCCTATCTTTTATCCCCTAATGTATTACTTTCCTCAAGATCCGCCATATTTTATTTTATTTGCTGGTTTATTTGCTGGCATAGCTTGCGGAGCCGCTTTCGACAGCACCCTACGCCAGAACGTCAAAGCTTGGTCGGCAGATCGAAACAACATCATTCTTGCCAATAGCGATGGGATTAGCTTGCGGTTGCCCTTTTTGGGTATTTGCGTGGGGATTATTTTCTTTCTCTCGGCTGGGTTAGAAATTTTCGGATTTCCAACCTGGCTGGCATATAGTATCGCCTTGCCATTGACGTTGTTAATTGCCATCTTGCTGTGGTTTCAGCTCCGAGTAGTCTTCAGACAACTCGACAGAGGTGGTTCGCCCGCACTGGATCTAGACTCCTGGGAAGAATAATCTCAGGTCGGCACATCGTCGAGAGATATCTATACTGCCAAAACATGAGTGTTACATTAGAGGCACCCCTACAGGTTAACCTGCACGGGTGCCTCTCATCTAGGTAACCACAGTTGTAGCTAGCTCGTAAGATCTACTCCATAACTCAAGATTCTCGCGATTGTGGTAAAAACCAACTACTCCTATTGCCAGTCAACCGTTTGAGGCGCATAGTTTGTAAAAACCAGCAAGTAATCGCCCCTGGTAATGATAATAGCAACCACAGCGGCGATAATAAAAAGGCTAAAATTATGCCGCAAATTGCAGTTATCAACCCGACAAACTGTAGTAGAATAATTCTGGGTCGTCTGTGAACCGTACCTAGTTTGATACTACCGCCTTGCAACCACCAATAAATTGATTGCAAACTCCCATCGAGCCAATGATAGAGAGGATGACGGATAGTTTGGGTACGAGACGAAGATCTAAATATTTTGACTAATAGATTTCGTAGAAATAATACGATTTTGGTACATAAACTAATCAATGTTGCCAAAGGCATATTCTCCCACAGTTTATCTACACCAATGCGATATTGATAGCGAAAGAAATGCTGTTGTTGTGTGGCTAAATTGGCGAGAGATTGTTGAATAATTCGGACAATCGTATTGGGATTAGATGTTGGTAATGATGAAACAGTGTTATTGAGATCGATCTTATCTAAAATCCAATTTTCGGTCGCGGTGGGGCTGTTTCCACCAGGCGATCTCCACCACCCAGTTTGTTCGTCCATCCCTTCGATGACTGAGTGAACATCGCTAGTGAGAATTTCATGCTGTCCAGCGAGCACGAGATCTGCTAAAACTTGCCGAAGTTCGGCTCGTTCGATTTTTAGTGCTGGCTGAGCTAAATATTCCAGATGGCTGACGATCTTTTGACGTTCGGCTCCGGATAAGTGAGGGAGCGATTCACTAACTAGCCAGTCAATATACTGAGTGGGAGTACAATTAGTTTTGGTAGATTCTCGTCGAACGAAACCAGCAAAGGCCGTTACGGATTTTGGTGTAATCGTACCTTCTAAAATTCGATTTAAACCATCCAAACGTCCCCAGAGTAGGTCGTTAGATCGCCAGGATTTTTTAAAAAAACCACCGATATTATAAAGTTTATCGCCACCTAGTTTTTCTTTGGTATTTTTACCGCTACCGATACCTAATTGGGCAGTATCTGGACTGATACAGATGGGACTGATAATTTCTTTTTCAGTTAAATTGGTCAAATATTCAAATGGATATAATTCTCGATCGATAAATTCAAAAGTATGCCATTGTTTGAGCAACAGATCGGCATATCGATCGCCCAATTTAGAGATTGTCACTTCTGCTGCGAGTGAAATTTGTTTTAAGATACTCGGAAAGCTTTGATTGCGATCGTTATCGTATGCTAATTGTCGATCCATCCATATTAATGGGTGCAGATCGCTACTTTGCCCGATTCTACTAATACGTTGTTTGAATTGAGCGAAGACGCTGGAAATTCTCGCCTGAGATAACCAACGATCGCGTTGCCGACTATCACCAGAAAAATGGTTTTCTGCGGCTAATTCTGGTAAGTCTAACCAAAAATAAACTGGAATAGTTTCTAGATGCGAGCCTGAAGCATCATTGGGTACGAAGGTGTGAAATCTAGTACCATCTAATAAGAATCTATGCAACCTAAAGAGCAATTCGTAAACTAAAGCGCGCAGTCGTCGATCGTTTGATTCTTGAGCGATTAAATAATAAAAGTAGTTACACACAGAGCTGTCGCTCAGTAATAGCTCGATACTAGCTCGCACTACTTCTAACAATTTAATGTTGCAGCCAAGTTGTTTGGATAAATACTGAAGTCTCAGTCGATCGTTTTCATCAATTTCACTATTTAATAGATTATTAATAGTCTCGATTAAATAAAAATGCTGTCTGATACTATATTCGACATCTAAATCGATGACTTGAGACTCAAATCGATCGAGTAACTTATAATAGTTGTGTCGATCTTGGCCGCTAGTAAATTTGCTAGTCAATACTCGATCGATCTTATCGAGAATGACAGAATATTGGCTGTTTTGGGCGTTTAGATCTGCTTGAAGCAGGAGCGGTAAATTGCGATCGCGAAAATCAAACAATCTACCTCTAAGATAAATTTGAGATTGAGTGCGATCGGTACTTTCTAATATTTGTTGTGAGTCTAACGCACTTTCAACTCGATCGATCGAAGCGTGATAGCGACGAACTTTATGATTGTGTTCGTGAATTGTTTGCAGGTCGTTAGTAATACTTTGATGGATCGGAATCGACAAAGCTGCCGCTTGCAAAATTTGCCCCATCCGATTTTGTTTTTTTCCGGTAACTTGCAGTCGATCGTTTAATTGTTCGGGATTGGGATCGATGTAAAATAATTTTCTTTGACCGCACCGATTTGGCAATCGATAGTATGCTGCTTTCATCAAGCAAGTTAGCGGCGTACTATCGAGTAAGCCACCATCTAAAAAGTATAATTTGTCGCTACGAGTGGAAATATCTGGCGTGTAATGCTTGGCTAATTTTCCCCAAGTTATTAACTGACGATCGACTAAATTGTGGCGATTGTGCAACTCTACTTCTACTAACGGAAAAATAACTGGAGTTCCCGCCGTAATTTGACATAATTTGACTAAAGCTTGATAAGTATCCTTAGACGAGCGCGGTAATTCTGGATCCTGATAATAAGGATTGAACGGCTCCTTCCGCCCTTTACGATGTTTGAGTCGAAACATGGCGCGATGATTTTTTGCCCTAAAATCGAGCGAACCCTCAGTGAAAGTTCGATCGACTTTACCTAAATAATCTGTACCAGCAATCGCTAAATCTAACTCTTGCGTAGGTGAGAACCATTCTTGCGGCGATCGTGGTAGCTTGTGTTCGATTCCTTTGATAAGAGTTGCGAGCAACCCCCGTTGATAAAAACTTTCGTTAGGAGAGTTCGATTCGTCTACATGCGCTTTAAAGAGATTCGGCTTTTGGAGGATCTTCAGGAGTTCGCCACTACTACGCCAAATGCGGGCAAAGGCACTAAAATCTACCACTTCTCGATCGTTGCTATTGGCGATCGCATAAGCCAATAAAATTCCATTAATGCCGCCTGCCGAACTGCCAGAAATGATATCGACTACTAGATCGGAGTCAGTCAATGCCTTCACTAATTTATAAATGCCACGACCGCGCACTGCATGATAAAATTCCTGACACACACCATGTGTATAGATTGCCAAAGACACACCACCATAGACCACCAACCCTAACTGCATTTCCCGCAAAAACTTTGGCTGATAATAGCTACGTTGATTAGACATGATTGCAGGTAAAAAGCAACAAATGAGCGAATTCGGGGGCAAAAGCGGGGTGTGTTCAAGCCCATCGGATGGCTTAGAGTCTAAGACCTTCATTACTAGAGATCCAAAAAATCTCCAGACGATCGTCTCCCATTTT harbors:
- the nadB gene encoding L-aspartate oxidase: MSLTTSFDVIVVGAGAAGLYAALCLPASLRVAIVSKASLPLSASDWAQGGIAAVVDPQDSVDLHIADTLRAGAGLCDRAAVEFLVTHAAECIDSLVNFGVGFDRVNEKLALTLEAAHSRPRVLHAADTTGRALVSTLADRVLAQPNITVFTHAFALDLWLEAGICRGISLLYQGQITWATATAVVLATGGGGQVYAQTTNPEVSTGDGVAMVHRAGGLLRDLEFFQFHPTALTKAGAPRFLISEAVRGEGAHLVDDTGYRFTFDYHPAGELAPRDVVSQAIFRHLLKHSPDPSQGCVWLDLSPIPEAKIRHRFPNIIQVCQYWGIDILHESIPVAPAAHYWMGGIHTDLMTQTSIPGVYAVGETTSTGVHGANRLASNSLLECVVFGAQLSKIPIESRFSTGDTRSTISTSLAKPIGTIIDLTPTESSSLNLQLDILSKTPNDWTEKVRSIRQELPRLMWQAAGICRDRHSLETAIDRVKLLQSEFDLLPIGKLISQLSPQLTLTLPTSISQQDLCTWGETRNLLDIGLTILTGALMRTESRGGHYRTDFPLLDPHWQLHTLVRGDRWSKSLPIE
- the lepB gene encoding signal peptidase I, whose translation is MKTNPKQSQPESTSPQPLLVQWWQKWSENITILVVAIGLAFFIRTFIAEPRYIPSESMLPTLEVGDRVIVEKLSYYSHPPQRGDIIVFAPPPQLQAQGYLKDRAFIKRVIGLPGNTIEVKNGRVYVDRELLTESYIAEPPNYAMSPVVVPSDQIFVMGDNRNNSNDSHVWGFLPKTNIIGHACFRFWPLERWGGMR
- a CDS encoding patatin-like protein, translating into MSNQRSYYQPKFLREMQLGLVVYGGVSLAIYTHGVCQEFYHAVRGRGIYKLVKALTDSDLVVDIISGSSAGGINGILLAYAIANSNDREVVDFSAFARIWRSSGELLKILQKPNLFKAHVDESNSPNESFYQRGLLATLIKGIEHKLPRSPQEWFSPTQELDLAIAGTDYLGKVDRTFTEGSLDFRAKNHRAMFRLKHRKGRKEPFNPYYQDPELPRSSKDTYQALVKLCQITAGTPVIFPLVEVELHNRHNLVDRQLITWGKLAKHYTPDISTRSDKLYFLDGGLLDSTPLTCLMKAAYYRLPNRCGQRKLFYIDPNPEQLNDRLQVTGKKQNRMGQILQAAALSIPIHQSITNDLQTIHEHNHKVRRYHASIDRVESALDSQQILESTDRTQSQIYLRGRLFDFRDRNLPLLLQADLNAQNSQYSVILDKIDRVLTSKFTSGQDRHNYYKLLDRFESQVIDLDVEYSIRQHFYLIETINNLLNSEIDENDRLRLQYLSKQLGCNIKLLEVVRASIELLLSDSSVCNYFYYLIAQESNDRRLRALVYELLFRLHRFLLDGTRFHTFVPNDASGSHLETIPVYFWLDLPELAAENHFSGDSRQRDRWLSQARISSVFAQFKQRISRIGQSSDLHPLIWMDRQLAYDNDRNQSFPSILKQISLAAEVTISKLGDRYADLLLKQWHTFEFIDRELYPFEYLTNLTEKEIISPICISPDTAQLGIGSGKNTKEKLGGDKLYNIGGFFKKSWRSNDLLWGRLDGLNRILEGTITPKSVTAFAGFVRRESTKTNCTPTQYIDWLVSESLPHLSGAERQKIVSHLEYLAQPALKIERAELRQVLADLVLAGQHEILTSDVHSVIEGMDEQTGWWRSPGGNSPTATENWILDKIDLNNTVSSLPTSNPNTIVRIIQQSLANLATQQQHFFRYQYRIGVDKLWENMPLATLISLCTKIVLFLRNLLVKIFRSSSRTQTIRHPLYHWLDGSLQSIYWWLQGGSIKLGTVHRRPRIILLQFVGLITAICGIILAFLLSPLWLLLSLPGAITCWFLQTMRLKRLTGNRSSWFLPQSRES